The proteins below are encoded in one region of Micromonospora yangpuensis:
- a CDS encoding condensation domain-containing protein: protein MSDDAYLLPASFGQERLWLVEQLQPGSPLYHVPATARLRGPLDVAVLQRCLTEIVERHEALRTVLRMEQGAVCQLIRDSVPVPLEVVEPVDDASAAVAAAVREPFDVGVGPLIRCRLLRLAPQEHLLVIVVHHAVADGWSLGVLVRELGVLYAAHREGTPVEMPELAVQYADFAVWQRETAGSESLTRQLDFWRGQLAGAAPLRLPPDLPYPAEPQATAHTAVSRVPAEVLHRLRSGVDASVTDFMLMLTAYAVVLARWSGQPEVVVAVPVAGRDQAEVEPVIGFFVNTLPLRVPVGGTSTFRELLGEVRDRWLAALANAEPPYERIVEVAGVRRRAGRLPLARAMFGLNNTPFPRLGRMGDLTVEQVPVPVTHIEFDVLTELATENDTLVASFAVSADLFEQRTAELLARSFLDVLSAAADDPDLDTAALPCAITSAVGARGDGPGYPEEPASTGAPAGAPSAGTGGAPQSPAEQLIARLWREVLDVAVVDVDDEFYARGGNSLRAVRVVMAARESGLSLPVEALMGEHTVRQLAAAAHWETPVKP from the coding sequence ATGTCTGACGACGCCTACCTGCTGCCCGCCTCGTTCGGTCAGGAGCGGTTGTGGCTGGTGGAGCAGCTCCAGCCCGGTTCGCCGCTGTACCACGTGCCGGCGACGGCACGGCTGCGCGGCCCGCTCGACGTGGCGGTGCTGCAGCGCTGCCTGACCGAGATCGTCGAGCGGCACGAGGCGCTGCGGACGGTGCTGCGGATGGAGCAGGGCGCGGTGTGCCAGCTCATCCGCGACTCGGTGCCGGTACCGCTGGAGGTGGTGGAGCCGGTCGACGATGCGTCGGCGGCGGTCGCGGCGGCCGTCCGGGAGCCGTTCGACGTCGGCGTCGGCCCGCTGATCCGCTGCCGCCTGCTGCGGCTCGCCCCGCAGGAACACCTCCTGGTGATCGTGGTGCACCACGCGGTCGCCGACGGCTGGTCGCTCGGCGTGCTCGTCCGGGAGCTGGGCGTCCTGTACGCCGCGCACCGCGAGGGGACGCCTGTCGAGATGCCCGAGCTGGCGGTGCAGTACGCGGACTTCGCCGTCTGGCAGCGCGAGACGGCCGGCTCGGAGTCGCTCACCCGGCAGCTCGACTTCTGGCGCGGGCAGCTCGCCGGGGCGGCCCCGCTGCGGCTGCCGCCGGACCTGCCGTACCCGGCGGAGCCGCAGGCCACGGCGCACACCGCGGTCAGCCGGGTGCCGGCCGAGGTGCTGCACCGGTTGCGCTCGGGCGTCGACGCCTCGGTCACCGACTTCATGCTGATGCTCACCGCGTACGCGGTCGTGCTGGCCAGGTGGAGCGGGCAGCCCGAGGTGGTCGTCGCGGTACCGGTGGCGGGCCGGGACCAGGCCGAGGTCGAGCCGGTGATCGGGTTCTTCGTCAACACCCTGCCGCTGCGGGTGCCGGTCGGCGGCACGTCGACCTTCCGCGAGCTGCTCGGCGAGGTGCGTGACCGGTGGCTGGCCGCGCTGGCCAACGCCGAGCCGCCGTACGAGCGGATCGTCGAGGTGGCCGGGGTACGCCGACGGGCCGGCCGGCTGCCGCTGGCGCGGGCGATGTTCGGCCTCAACAACACCCCCTTCCCACGGCTGGGCCGGATGGGGGACCTCACCGTCGAGCAGGTGCCGGTCCCGGTGACGCACATCGAGTTCGACGTGCTGACCGAGCTGGCGACGGAGAACGACACCCTGGTCGCCTCCTTCGCGGTGTCGGCGGACCTCTTCGAGCAACGCACCGCCGAGCTGCTGGCCCGCTCGTTCCTCGACGTGCTGTCGGCGGCGGCCGACGACCCGGACCTCGACACCGCCGCGCTGCCCTGCGCGATCACCTCGGCGGTCGGCGCGCGGGGGGACGGCCCCGGTTACCCGGAGGAACCGGCCTCGACCGGGGCACCGGCCGGGGCACCGTCGGCGGGTACCGGCGGGGCCCCGCAGTCCCCCGCCGAGCAGCTGATCGCCCGGCTCTGGCGGGAGGTGCTCGACGTCGCGGTGGTCGACGTGGACGACGAGTTCTACGCCCGGGGCGGCAACTCGCTACGTGCCGTACGGGTGGTGATGGCGGCCCGCGAGTCCGGCCTCAGCCTGCCGGTGGAGGCGCTGATGGGCGAGCACACGGTGCGGCAGCTGGCCGCTGCCGCACACTGGGAGACCCCGGTCAAGCCTTGA
- a CDS encoding MFS transporter yields MTARPTEAVKPGNRGWSRDFRLLFASDATAQLGSQVTMTVLPLVAIAQLDASGTQLGVLQALYMLPFLALPLLAGVWIDRRSRRPVLILCDLVRAALVVTVSVAAWLGVLTLPQLFLIALLGGCLSVVYDISLLAYVPTMVGRSRLDGANSALGVNQAVGGTVGPALSGVLVRVIGGPATLLVDAVCYLFSGLSLALIRHREPTETRTGPRNLRREVAEGLRAVWRTPPIRAIVVHAGLYNLGMELLAIAFLVRVVTDLDLGTFVYGMVLTAGGVGAIGGALLAPVLIRRIGYGPAVGAGVVLGVLAYLALPLAGTGGTAIVAWSAGFLLGSAGSGIGSVVAVTVRQLLTPSELHARMNASYRLIAFGGIPVGALAGGVLVDALGSRTTMGIAVAVVALSAVPVLTRPVRTLRRLDGPDGGGFKA; encoded by the coding sequence ATGACCGCCCGTCCCACCGAAGCCGTCAAGCCGGGTAACCGCGGTTGGAGCCGCGACTTCCGCCTGCTCTTCGCCAGCGACGCGACGGCCCAGCTGGGCTCCCAGGTCACCATGACGGTGCTGCCGCTGGTGGCGATCGCCCAGCTGGACGCCTCCGGCACCCAGTTGGGCGTGCTGCAGGCGTTGTACATGCTGCCGTTCCTGGCCCTGCCGTTGCTGGCCGGCGTCTGGATCGACCGCCGCAGCCGGCGCCCGGTGCTGATCCTCTGCGATCTCGTCCGGGCCGCGCTGGTGGTCACCGTGAGCGTCGCGGCCTGGCTGGGCGTGCTCACCCTCCCCCAGCTCTTCCTGATCGCCCTGCTCGGCGGCTGCCTGTCGGTGGTGTACGACATCAGTCTCCTCGCCTACGTCCCGACCATGGTCGGCCGCAGCCGCCTCGACGGGGCCAACAGCGCGCTCGGCGTCAACCAGGCGGTCGGCGGCACGGTCGGCCCCGCCCTCTCCGGCGTGCTGGTCCGGGTGATCGGCGGTCCGGCGACCCTGCTGGTGGACGCCGTCTGTTACCTGTTCTCCGGGCTGTCGTTGGCGCTGATCCGGCACCGGGAGCCGACGGAGACCCGTACCGGCCCACGCAACCTGCGCCGGGAGGTGGCCGAGGGGCTGCGCGCGGTCTGGCGGACGCCGCCGATCCGGGCGATCGTGGTGCACGCCGGCCTGTACAACCTCGGGATGGAGCTGCTGGCGATCGCGTTCCTGGTCCGCGTGGTGACCGACCTGGACCTGGGCACCTTCGTGTACGGCATGGTGCTGACCGCCGGCGGGGTGGGTGCCATCGGTGGCGCGCTGCTCGCCCCGGTGCTGATCCGGCGGATCGGCTACGGTCCGGCCGTCGGCGCCGGGGTGGTCCTCGGCGTGCTGGCCTACCTGGCGCTGCCGCTGGCCGGCACCGGGGGCACGGCGATCGTGGCCTGGTCGGCGGGCTTCCTGCTCGGCTCGGCGGGCAGCGGGATCGGCAGCGTCGTCGCGGTGACGGTGCGCCAACTGCTCACCCCGTCGGAGCTGCACGCCCGGATGAACGCCAGCTACCGGCTCATCGCGTTCGGCGGGATCCCGGTCGGCGCACTGGCCGGTGGCGTGCTCGTCGACGCGCTCGGCTCGCGTACCACGATGGGGATCGCGGTGGCGGTGGTCGCGCTGTCGGCGGTGCCGGTCCTCACCCGACCGGTCCGCACGCTGCGCAGACTGGACGGGCCGGACGGGGGTGGGTTCAAGGCTTGA
- a CDS encoding condensation domain-containing protein: MQPMIFPTSYAQQGLLTFERLHPGTATYHVAFALWLHGPLDTAALTAAVSAVVERHESLRTTFTVLDGEAVQLVDAGAGPVVTEHDLSADPAAGTVEAVRCRLTAAVAEPFDLTRSAVRLDLYRRAAEEHVLAVTLHHAVADTWSCAVFVRDLSTAYTAARDGRSPELPEPPVQYVDYAVWQHDRLAGPEVAELETYWRETLAGAAPTLELTGDRDRPAVPSFAGATLPVALPPELVAAVTATSRRLRSTPFVVMLAAFQAVVARSTGRTDVLVTTSVATRTPEVEDLIGCFLNVLPIRVSVAGEPSFTELADRTRTAVLGAFEHQDLPFDRIVEQGPRPRDLRHQPLSQLMFGVQNAPMPQPELAGLTAEAGLVARGVAQFDLDIQLWAAGERIEGFCEYATDLFDSATVQRLWDRFVALLQDATTDGDRPLSQLAPLDPTDLRRALTAGGPTPAPAAPADSPAADGFPDLAGSPDAGDSADPAVAALSPAALRRWVGVLAEHAALRPDDRVLDLSDPDSPASAAWSWHVRAAGATSVVPPAGAGSVVPPAGAGSVVLSAGAGSVVLSAGAGSVVLSAGAGSVEPSVERVADAAQWARLALAEQVTVLAGPAAELARLAALPETGPLPALRRLVVDGPLSEAVAGWFAARAPGLATVALLGGVVAGGPTLVLGPWRGSRIAARLLPGGRAAIVDPDGRLVAPGTPGELLLAAGPDAFAGRPGGPDDLVDHPYAGVDPATPSGTRLWRSGLAARQAVDDSIELLGTGRSDPTGTERVTPDRHIEPRDPVETVLAEIWGSVLQVGPVGVHDDFFALGGHSVAAMRIAALTGDTLAVELPVRTLFELPTVAAQAEFLVEAGRAAAVDVTAAAELALSVGRLSEEEVRAMLADGPSGA; this comes from the coding sequence ATGCAGCCGATGATCTTTCCCACCTCGTACGCCCAGCAGGGGCTGCTGACCTTCGAGCGGCTGCACCCGGGCACGGCGACGTACCACGTCGCGTTCGCGCTCTGGCTGCACGGACCGCTGGACACCGCCGCGCTGACCGCCGCCGTCTCCGCCGTGGTCGAGCGGCACGAGTCGCTGCGGACCACGTTCACCGTGCTGGACGGCGAGGCGGTGCAGCTGGTCGACGCCGGGGCCGGGCCGGTGGTCACCGAGCACGACCTGAGCGCCGATCCGGCGGCCGGCACCGTCGAGGCGGTCCGCTGCCGGCTCACCGCAGCGGTCGCCGAGCCGTTCGACCTCACCCGGTCGGCGGTGCGCCTCGACCTCTACCGGCGTGCCGCCGAGGAGCACGTCCTGGCGGTCACCCTCCACCACGCCGTCGCCGACACCTGGTCGTGCGCGGTGTTCGTCCGGGACCTGTCCACCGCGTACACCGCCGCCCGGGACGGCCGGTCGCCCGAGCTGCCCGAACCACCCGTGCAGTACGTCGACTACGCGGTGTGGCAGCACGACCGGTTGGCCGGCCCGGAGGTGGCGGAGCTGGAGACGTACTGGCGGGAGACGCTGGCCGGGGCGGCGCCGACGCTGGAGCTGACCGGCGACCGGGACCGGCCGGCCGTGCCCTCGTTCGCCGGGGCCACCCTGCCGGTCGCGCTCCCGCCCGAGCTGGTGGCGGCGGTGACCGCGACCAGCCGTCGGCTGCGCAGCACCCCGTTCGTGGTCATGCTCGCCGCCTTCCAGGCCGTCGTCGCCCGGTCCACCGGCCGCACCGACGTGCTCGTCACGACCAGCGTCGCCACCCGTACCCCCGAGGTGGAGGACCTGATCGGCTGCTTCCTCAACGTCCTGCCGATCCGGGTGTCGGTGGCCGGCGAACCGTCGTTCACGGAGCTGGCCGACCGGACCAGGACGGCCGTGCTGGGTGCCTTCGAGCACCAGGACCTGCCCTTCGACCGCATCGTCGAGCAGGGGCCACGCCCGCGTGACCTGCGGCACCAGCCGCTGAGCCAGCTCATGTTCGGGGTGCAGAACGCCCCGATGCCGCAGCCGGAACTGGCCGGGCTGACCGCGGAGGCGGGCCTGGTCGCCCGGGGGGTGGCCCAGTTCGACCTGGACATCCAGCTCTGGGCCGCGGGGGAGCGGATCGAGGGCTTCTGCGAGTACGCCACCGACCTGTTCGACTCGGCGACCGTGCAGCGGCTGTGGGACCGGTTCGTGGCGCTGCTGCAGGACGCCACGACCGACGGGGACCGGCCACTGTCGCAGCTCGCCCCGCTCGACCCGACCGACTTGCGCCGGGCGCTGACCGCCGGTGGCCCGACCCCGGCACCGGCCGCCCCGGCCGACAGCCCGGCCGCCGACGGTTTTCCGGACCTGGCCGGCTCCCCGGATGCCGGTGACTCTGCGGACCCGGCGGTGGCCGCCCTGTCCCCGGCCGCGCTGCGCCGCTGGGTCGGCGTGCTGGCCGAGCACGCCGCACTCCGGCCCGACGACCGGGTGCTGGACCTGTCCGATCCGGACAGCCCGGCGTCCGCCGCCTGGTCCTGGCACGTCCGCGCGGCTGGTGCCACTTCCGTCGTACCGCCGGCTGGCGCCGGCTCCGTCGTACCGCCGGCTGGCGCCGGCTCCGTCGTACTGTCGGCTGGCGCCGGCTCCGTCGTACTGTCGGCTGGCGCCGGCTCCGTCGTACTGTCGGCTGGCGCCGGCTCCGTCGAGCCGTCGGTCGAGCGGGTGGCCGACGCCGCGCAGTGGGCCCGGCTGGCGCTTGCCGAGCAGGTCACCGTGCTGGCCGGGCCGGCGGCGGAGCTGGCCCGCCTCGCCGCGCTGCCGGAGACCGGCCCGCTGCCCGCGCTGCGCCGGCTGGTCGTCGACGGTCCACTGTCCGAGGCGGTGGCCGGCTGGTTCGCGGCCAGGGCACCCGGCCTGGCCACGGTCGCCCTGCTCGGTGGGGTCGTGGCGGGCGGCCCCACGCTGGTGCTCGGTCCGTGGCGTGGGTCGCGGATCGCCGCCCGGCTGCTGCCCGGTGGCCGGGCGGCGATCGTCGATCCGGACGGCCGGCTGGTCGCCCCGGGTACCCCCGGCGAACTCCTGCTGGCGGCCGGGCCCGACGCGTTCGCGGGACGCCCCGGTGGTCCGGACGACCTGGTCGACCACCCCTACGCGGGGGTGGACCCGGCGACACCGTCCGGGACCCGGCTGTGGCGCTCCGGACTCGCCGCCCGCCAGGCCGTCGACGACAGCATCGAACTGCTCGGCACCGGCCGGTCCGACCCGACCGGCACCGAGCGGGTGACCCCGGACCGGCACATCGAGCCGCGCGATCCGGTCGAGACGGTGCTCGCCGAGATCTGGGGCTCGGTCCTGCAGGTCGGCCCGGTCGGCGTGCACGACGACTTCTTCGCGCTCGGCGGGCACTCCGTCGCCGCCATGCGGATCGCCGCG
- a CDS encoding non-ribosomal peptide synthetase — MPDSESRDHPLAPNQQAMFFLHQLAPASTAFTIVVAARSDGPLQPEPLRQAVTGLVNHHPALRTTFPSVDGDVVQRVAPPAPVDVTWHRPAAGTDTDRLVTSLAERPFDLATGPVLRVDVIDDGAAGPLLLLVVHHLVADLWSMQIVAAELGERYAAALAGTAWPTPVRPVPGFPQLAADQHLRLAGARGTELREFWRAELHGAPTTLDLPTDRPRPPVRQFGGDTARFSLDPQLTAALRGLAERTGTTLYTVLLAAYQILLHRHTGQPEVLVGSPVHGRRAGGLRTVGFFVNTVVMRGRIVAGEPGTALLARLHATTRAALRHAELPLTEVVRGLRVPRDPSRAPLVQALFNLMRPVGPQATALAGFATGVPATALSMGPHRMTPVPVAQRHSQLDLTLTVAEVGDRLHGQLQYDTALFDRSTADRFTARLRTLLAALAAEPDRPVGTLPMLDVAERDTVLHAWNDTAMPFQPADDLGGQVARQARRTPDAPAVRGPDVRLGYAELDRAANRLAHRLVAAGAGPGRIVGLHLERGAALVVAALAVLRTGAAYLPLDPELPADRLAFMVADARPVVLLTDAETAVPAADLPTLRLPTPTADPADPGPPVVRIPPESSAYVIYTSGSTGRPKGVAVPHRALVNFLAAMRRLFDFGPGHRMLAVTTFSFDIAVLELFLPLVTGGSTEIVTRDVAADGHELRRRLTDGAVTHLQATPVTWQLLLDAGWRDGAAITALCGGEAMPAALAARLTGVAGQVWNMYGPTETTIWSAAARVDGGPGPVPIGRPVGNTQVYVLDAAMQPVPPGVVGEIYLGGAGVAHGYLHRPGLTAARFLPDPYGATPGGRLYRTGDLGRYRPDGQLDYLGRTDLQVKLNGLRIELGEIEAAFEAQPGVRRAAVTVHRRDGRTPVLVGYLTATTAPTADDPTRQADGARLRSSVARTLPGYMVPSTLVWLDELPLTANGKVDRAALPAPEQAATGRVVEPPAGPVERDIAALVGELLGGVEVGRTDNLFELGGDSLTMSRLVIRLRDSFGVAVPLHQLFDDPTVARLAALVSTAADGAASAASGGPPPAAAGGSAPAPAVTRVDRSRYVAGRAGGALRLPESLRRPKHVD; from the coding sequence ATGCCGGACAGCGAGTCGCGGGACCATCCGCTCGCGCCGAACCAGCAGGCGATGTTCTTCCTCCACCAGCTCGCCCCGGCCAGCACCGCCTTCACCATCGTCGTCGCCGCCCGGTCGGACGGCCCGCTGCAGCCGGAGCCGCTGCGGCAGGCGGTGACCGGCCTGGTCAACCACCATCCGGCCCTGCGGACCACCTTCCCGTCCGTCGACGGTGACGTGGTGCAGCGGGTGGCACCGCCCGCGCCGGTGGACGTCACCTGGCACCGCCCGGCGGCGGGCACCGACACCGACCGGCTGGTCACGTCGCTGGCCGAGCGGCCGTTCGACCTGGCCACCGGGCCGGTGCTGCGGGTGGACGTGATCGACGACGGTGCCGCCGGACCGCTGCTGCTGCTGGTCGTCCACCACCTCGTGGCCGACCTGTGGTCGATGCAGATCGTCGCCGCCGAACTCGGCGAGCGGTACGCCGCCGCGCTGGCCGGCACCGCCTGGCCCACCCCGGTACGGCCGGTGCCCGGCTTCCCGCAGCTCGCCGCCGACCAGCACCTGCGGCTCGCCGGGGCGCGCGGCACCGAGCTGCGCGAGTTCTGGCGCGCGGAGTTGCACGGCGCGCCGACCACCCTCGACCTGCCCACCGACCGGCCGCGCCCACCGGTCCGGCAGTTCGGCGGCGACACCGCCCGGTTCTCCCTCGATCCGCAGCTCACCGCAGCCCTACGCGGGCTCGCCGAGCGCACCGGCACCACCCTGTACACCGTGCTGTTGGCGGCCTACCAGATCCTGCTGCACCGGCACACCGGGCAACCGGAGGTGCTCGTCGGCTCACCGGTGCACGGGCGGCGCGCGGGCGGTCTGCGTACCGTCGGGTTCTTCGTCAACACGGTGGTGATGCGCGGCCGGATCGTGGCCGGCGAACCCGGCACCGCGCTGCTGGCCCGGCTGCACGCCACCACCCGGGCGGCGCTGCGGCACGCCGAACTGCCGTTGACCGAGGTGGTCCGGGGGCTGCGGGTGCCGCGCGATCCCAGCCGGGCCCCGCTGGTGCAGGCGCTGTTCAACCTGATGCGCCCGGTCGGCCCGCAGGCCACGGCGTTGGCCGGGTTCGCCACCGGGGTGCCGGCGACCGCGCTGTCGATGGGGCCGCACCGGATGACCCCGGTGCCGGTGGCGCAGCGGCACAGCCAGCTCGACCTCACCCTGACCGTGGCGGAGGTCGGCGACCGGCTGCACGGTCAGCTGCAGTACGACACCGCCCTGTTCGACCGCTCCACCGCCGACCGGTTCACCGCCCGGTTGCGGACCCTGCTCGCCGCCCTGGCCGCCGAACCGGACCGTCCGGTGGGGACGCTGCCGATGCTCGACGTCGCCGAGCGGGACACCGTGCTGCACGCCTGGAACGACACCGCGATGCCGTTCCAGCCCGCCGACGACCTGGGCGGTCAGGTCGCCCGGCAGGCCCGGCGTACCCCGGACGCCCCGGCCGTGCGGGGCCCGGACGTCCGGCTCGGCTACGCCGAGCTGGACCGGGCGGCGAACCGGTTGGCGCACCGGCTCGTCGCGGCGGGCGCCGGGCCCGGCCGGATCGTCGGGCTGCACCTGGAACGCGGTGCCGCGCTGGTGGTGGCGGCGTTGGCGGTGCTGCGTACCGGGGCCGCCTACCTGCCGCTCGACCCGGAACTGCCGGCGGACCGGTTGGCGTTCATGGTGGCCGACGCGCGGCCCGTCGTGCTGCTCACCGACGCCGAAACAGCGGTCCCGGCCGCCGACCTGCCGACCCTGCGGCTTCCGACACCGACCGCCGACCCGGCGGACCCCGGCCCGCCGGTGGTGCGGATACCCCCCGAGAGCAGCGCGTACGTCATCTACACCTCGGGCTCGACCGGCCGGCCCAAGGGGGTGGCGGTACCGCACCGGGCGCTTGTCAACTTCCTGGCGGCCATGCGGAGGCTGTTCGACTTCGGTCCCGGGCACCGGATGCTGGCGGTGACCACCTTCTCCTTCGACATCGCCGTACTTGAACTGTTCCTGCCGTTGGTGACCGGCGGCAGCACCGAGATCGTCACCCGGGACGTCGCCGCCGACGGCCACGAACTGCGTCGTCGGCTGACCGACGGTGCCGTCACCCACCTGCAGGCCACCCCGGTGACCTGGCAGCTGCTGCTCGACGCCGGCTGGCGCGACGGTGCCGCGATCACCGCCCTGTGCGGCGGCGAGGCGATGCCGGCCGCCCTCGCGGCGCGGCTGACCGGCGTCGCCGGCCAGGTGTGGAACATGTACGGCCCGACCGAGACGACGATCTGGTCGGCCGCCGCCCGGGTCGACGGCGGCCCCGGCCCGGTGCCGATCGGCCGGCCGGTGGGCAACACCCAGGTGTACGTCCTGGACGCCGCGATGCAGCCGGTGCCGCCCGGAGTGGTCGGCGAGATCTACCTCGGTGGTGCGGGGGTGGCGCACGGCTACCTGCACCGCCCCGGGCTGACCGCCGCCAGGTTCCTGCCCGACCCGTACGGCGCGACCCCCGGCGGGCGGCTCTACCGCACCGGTGACCTGGGGCGGTACCGCCCCGACGGGCAGCTGGACTACCTCGGGCGTACCGACCTGCAGGTCAAGCTCAATGGGCTGCGGATCGAGCTGGGTGAGATCGAGGCCGCGTTCGAGGCCCAACCCGGGGTACGGCGGGCCGCGGTCACCGTGCACCGGCGGGACGGCCGGACCCCGGTGCTCGTCGGCTACCTGACCGCCACCACCGCACCCACGGCGGACGACCCGACCCGGCAGGCCGACGGGGCCCGGCTGCGTTCCTCGGTGGCCCGGACCCTGCCCGGGTACATGGTCCCGTCGACCCTGGTGTGGCTGGACGAGTTGCCGCTCACCGCGAACGGCAAGGTCGACCGGGCCGCGCTGCCCGCCCCGGAGCAGGCGGCGACGGGGCGGGTGGTCGAGCCGCCCGCCGGACCGGTCGAGCGGGACATCGCCGCCCTGGTCGGTGAGCTGCTGGGCGGCGTCGAGGTCGGTCGCACCGACAACCTCTTCGAGTTGGGCGGCGACTCGCTGACCATGTCCCGGCTGGTCATCCGGTTGCGGGACAGCTTCGGGGTGGCCGTACCCCTGCACCAGCTCTTCGACGACCCCACCGTGGCGCGGCTCGCCGCGCTGGTCTCCACCGCCGCCGACGGTGCTGCTTCGGCGGCCTCCGGCGGTCCGCCGCCGGCCGCCGCCGGTGGGTCGGCGCCGGCGCCCGCCGTGACCCGGGTGGACCGCAGCCGGTACGTCGCCGGCCGGGCCGGCGGTGCCCTGCGGCTGCCCGAATCCCTCCGTCGTCCGAAGCACGTGGACTGA